A stretch of the Streptomyces sp. NBC_01428 genome encodes the following:
- a CDS encoding endo-beta-N-acetylglucosaminidase, protein MNLSRRTVLLAGAGAAAGLVPGVSGTAAAAARDLQPYASYWYPDSLPAGTPGAGITWRSLASWRADTDADLAFNASAVPLADRFTPVPANTTARSGQARVQSLVSFGPTAQNSSQGAATADYYALTHWSYLDELVFWGGSSGEGLILAPNAPIVDAAHRHGVPVLGNVFLPPAAYGGQLRWTRDLVRKDAEGRYPLAAQLVAVAAAYGFDGWFVNAETGGGDPALATDMLGFLGELKALGAARGQRVTWYDAMTVNGSVSWQGALNDRNKAFFQAADSLFLDFRWTSGALATSGTTAEQLGRDRYALWAGVDVEANGTDASVNWDAVVPATKAHVTSIGYYRPEWTRNHLPAGRGPGDFHAADDAFWTGASLDPARPDTTARWRAPALFLADRSTVTSLPFATVFNTGHGLKWYEGGEATGDTAWNHLGLQDRLPSRRWVVRTGGRRPSVTFDFADAWRGGSSVLVSGDLDAPATLDLYATRLPLGEDTVVELTHRTDAGEVSLELAVATDDPAAPGAAPPYTHLPVSSGSGWQTSTVSLSGLTGTVRALGVRLTGTGGPVRWRLGGLAVRNAAETPDAPTGLRVTDAEGGDLRLGWQPAPGPVRHYELHRILPDGTRRFLGGTCQRAFHVAGLAPEQGEAAARFELRSVGELFSVSTPATTTHTW, encoded by the coding sequence GTGAACCTCAGCAGACGAACCGTCCTGCTCGCCGGAGCGGGAGCCGCCGCCGGACTCGTGCCCGGCGTGTCCGGCACGGCCGCCGCCGCGGCCCGGGACCTCCAGCCGTACGCCTCCTACTGGTACCCCGACTCACTGCCCGCGGGCACCCCCGGCGCCGGCATCACCTGGCGCAGCCTGGCGTCGTGGCGTGCCGACACCGACGCCGACCTGGCGTTCAACGCCTCCGCCGTGCCGCTGGCGGACCGCTTCACCCCCGTCCCGGCCAACACCACGGCACGCTCCGGGCAGGCCCGCGTCCAGTCGCTCGTCTCCTTCGGCCCGACGGCCCAGAACTCGTCGCAGGGCGCCGCCACCGCCGACTACTACGCGCTGACCCACTGGTCCTACCTCGACGAACTCGTCTTCTGGGGCGGCTCGTCGGGCGAGGGGCTGATCCTCGCGCCGAACGCGCCGATCGTGGACGCCGCGCACCGGCACGGCGTCCCCGTCCTCGGCAACGTGTTCCTGCCGCCCGCCGCGTACGGCGGTCAACTGCGGTGGACCCGCGACCTCGTGCGGAAGGACGCCGAGGGACGGTACCCGCTCGCGGCGCAACTCGTCGCCGTCGCCGCGGCCTACGGGTTCGACGGCTGGTTCGTCAACGCCGAGACGGGCGGCGGCGATCCGGCCCTCGCCACCGACATGCTCGGCTTCCTCGGCGAGCTGAAGGCGCTCGGCGCGGCCAGGGGGCAGCGCGTCACCTGGTACGACGCGATGACCGTGAACGGCTCGGTCAGCTGGCAGGGCGCGCTGAACGACCGGAACAAGGCGTTCTTCCAGGCGGCCGACTCCCTGTTCCTCGACTTCCGCTGGACCTCCGGCGCTCTGGCCACGTCCGGGACGACGGCCGAACAACTGGGGCGCGACCGCTACGCGTTGTGGGCGGGCGTCGACGTCGAGGCGAACGGCACCGACGCCTCCGTGAACTGGGACGCCGTCGTCCCCGCCACGAAGGCGCACGTCACCTCCATCGGCTACTACCGGCCGGAGTGGACGCGCAACCACCTGCCCGCCGGCCGTGGCCCCGGCGACTTCCACGCGGCCGACGACGCCTTCTGGACCGGCGCCTCCCTCGACCCCGCGCGGCCCGACACCACGGCCCGCTGGCGTGCGCCCGCGCTCTTCCTCGCCGACCGCTCCACCGTCACCTCCCTCCCGTTCGCGACCGTCTTCAACACCGGCCACGGACTGAAGTGGTACGAGGGCGGCGAGGCGACCGGAGACACCGCCTGGAACCATCTCGGCCTCCAGGACCGGCTGCCCTCCCGCCGCTGGGTGGTCCGCACCGGCGGCCGACGCCCCTCGGTGACCTTCGACTTCGCGGACGCCTGGCGCGGCGGCAGCAGCGTCCTCGTCTCCGGCGACCTGGACGCCCCGGCCACCCTGGACCTCTACGCGACCCGGCTCCCGCTCGGCGAGGACACCGTCGTCGAACTGACGCACCGCACGGACGCCGGCGAGGTCTCCCTGGAGCTGGCGGTCGCCACGGACGACCCCGCGGCGCCCGGCGCGGCACCCCCGTACACCCATCTCCCGGTCTCCTCGGGCAGCGGCTGGCAGACCTCGACCGTGTCCCTGTCCGGGCTGACGGGGACCGTCCGTGCCCTCGGTGTCCGGCTGACCGGGACCGGGGGTCCGGTGCGCTGGCGGCTCGGCGGACTCGCGGTCCGGAACGCCGCCGAGACCCCGGACGCGCCCACCGGCCTCCGTGTCACCGACGCCGAAGGCGGCGACCTGCGCCTCGGGTGGCAGCCCGCTCCCGGACCGGTGCGCCACTACGAGCTGCACCGGATCCTCCCCGACGGCACGCGCCGCTTCCTGGGCGGTACCTGCCAGCGTGCCTTCCACGTCGCGGGGCTCGCCCCCGAACAGGGAGAAGCGGCCGCACGATTCGAACTGCGCTCAGTGGGGGAACTGTTCAGCGTCTCCACACCCGCCACGACCACGCACACCTGGTAA
- a CDS encoding glycoside hydrolase 5 family protein, giving the protein MPPAVRFGVNYTPSQGWFHHWLDFDLDAVRADLDSIAALGLDHIRVFPLWPYFQPNRTLIRPRAVEQLVALADAAAERGLDVNVDGLQGHLSSFDFLPAWTRTWHRRNIFTDPDVVAGEAAYLRTLAAALADRPNFIGMTIGNEVNQFAAGPHPDPDRVTEDQAGAWLRRLLDACEEGAPGKPHLHASYDAAWYQDDQPFTPGHSARLGAMTAVHSWVFNGTAQRHGRTGVATEHHAAYLIELSKAWADDPHRPVWLQEVGAPAPLIPAEHAAAFTEATVTNALDCPDLWGVTWWCSHDVSRDLADFPELEYSLGLLTSDRRTKPAGDTIAGLVGRDRPAAPALRTTALVVDTAPGRSVCAPGGPVFEAFARLTADGVRPTTVLASRVTDREHLAARGITEVVTPAQATA; this is encoded by the coding sequence ATGCCTCCTGCCGTGCGCTTCGGCGTCAACTACACCCCCAGCCAAGGGTGGTTCCACCACTGGCTCGACTTCGACCTGGACGCGGTCCGCGCCGATCTCGACTCCATCGCCGCGCTCGGCCTCGACCACATCCGGGTCTTCCCGCTCTGGCCCTACTTCCAGCCCAACCGCACCCTGATCCGCCCGCGCGCCGTCGAGCAGCTCGTCGCGCTCGCCGACGCGGCCGCCGAACGCGGACTCGACGTCAACGTGGACGGCCTGCAGGGGCATCTGTCGAGCTTCGACTTCCTGCCCGCCTGGACCCGGACCTGGCACCGGCGGAACATCTTCACCGACCCGGACGTCGTCGCGGGGGAGGCGGCCTATCTGCGGACCCTCGCCGCCGCCCTCGCCGACCGGCCCAACTTCATCGGGATGACCATCGGCAACGAGGTCAACCAGTTCGCCGCCGGACCCCACCCCGACCCCGACCGCGTGACCGAGGACCAGGCCGGTGCGTGGCTGCGGCGGCTGCTCGACGCCTGCGAGGAGGGCGCCCCCGGCAAGCCGCACCTGCACGCCTCGTACGACGCCGCCTGGTACCAGGACGACCAGCCCTTCACCCCCGGCCACTCGGCCCGGCTCGGCGCCATGACCGCCGTCCACTCCTGGGTGTTCAACGGCACGGCGCAGCGCCACGGCCGGACCGGCGTCGCCACCGAGCACCACGCCGCCTATCTGATCGAGCTGTCCAAGGCCTGGGCGGACGACCCGCACCGCCCGGTCTGGCTCCAGGAGGTCGGCGCGCCCGCCCCGCTGATCCCCGCCGAGCACGCCGCCGCCTTCACCGAGGCCACCGTCACCAACGCCCTCGACTGCCCCGACCTGTGGGGCGTGACCTGGTGGTGCTCGCACGACGTCAGCCGCGACCTCGCCGACTTCCCCGAACTCGAATACAGCCTCGGCCTGTTGACCAGCGACCGGCGGACGAAACCCGCCGGGGACACTATCGCCGGCCTCGTCGGGCGGGACCGTCCGGCCGCGCCCGCCCTCCGCACCACCGCCCTGGTCGTCGACACCGCGCCGGGCCGCTCCGTGTGCGCGCCGGGCGGCCCCGTCTTCGAGGCCTTCGCCCGGCTGACCGCCGACGGGGTCCGCCCCACCACCGTCCTCGCGAGCCGCGTCACCGACCGCGAACACTTGGCCGCGCGCGGGATCACCGAGGTCGTCACACCGGCTCAGGCGACCGCCTGA
- a CDS encoding carbohydrate ABC transporter permease, producing the protein MSTPVKTRAAAPRPEAERPHRRRVTDEHGRRVPLWELALRYLLLLAVLALTVGPFLWQLSTSLKGPTEDIFSSPPRFVPGDPTLHNYQRVADTIPVWDYALNSLKVAGANVVTNCVGSALAGYALARLRYRGRRVATLVFILAMLVPVEGIIIAQFTTMRELGLNNTLIGVVLPGCVGAMNVLLMRNAFLNLPHEIEEAAFVDGANVWQRFLRIALPSVKGTLAVVAIFAFMGAWDDFLWPLIVLSDPSKFTLTIGLNYLHGTFANDERLVAAGTVIAVAPLIALFACLQRYFFRGVGEGAVKG; encoded by the coding sequence ATGAGCACGCCGGTGAAGACCCGCGCCGCGGCACCGCGCCCAGAGGCGGAGCGCCCGCACCGTCGCCGGGTCACCGACGAACACGGCCGACGCGTCCCGCTCTGGGAACTCGCCCTGCGCTACCTGCTGTTGCTGGCGGTCCTCGCCCTGACCGTCGGGCCCTTCCTGTGGCAGCTGTCCACCTCGCTCAAGGGCCCCACCGAGGACATCTTCAGCTCGCCGCCCCGGTTCGTGCCCGGCGACCCGACCCTGCACAACTACCAGCGCGTCGCCGACACCATCCCGGTGTGGGACTACGCCCTCAACTCCCTCAAGGTGGCCGGCGCCAACGTCGTCACCAACTGCGTGGGTTCGGCCCTCGCGGGGTACGCCCTGGCCCGGCTGCGCTACCGCGGCCGGCGGGTGGCCACCCTGGTCTTCATCCTGGCCATGCTGGTGCCCGTCGAGGGCATCATCATCGCCCAGTTCACGACCATGCGGGAACTCGGCCTGAACAACACGCTCATCGGGGTCGTCCTGCCCGGCTGCGTCGGCGCGATGAACGTCCTGCTGATGCGCAACGCCTTCCTCAACCTCCCCCACGAGATCGAGGAGGCCGCCTTCGTCGACGGCGCCAACGTGTGGCAGCGGTTCCTGCGGATCGCGCTGCCCTCGGTCAAGGGCACCCTCGCCGTCGTCGCGATCTTCGCCTTCATGGGGGCCTGGGACGACTTCCTGTGGCCGCTCATCGTGCTCAGCGACCCCTCGAAGTTCACCCTCACCATCGGACTCAACTACCTGCACGGCACCTTCGCCAACGACGAACGCCTCGTCGCCGCCGGCACGGTCATCGCCGTGGCACCGCTCATCGCCCTCTTCGCCTGCCTCCAGCGGTACTTCTTCCGCGGTGTCGGCGAGGGGGCCGTCAAGGGCTGA